One Roseimicrobium gellanilyticum DNA window includes the following coding sequences:
- a CDS encoding epoxide hydrolase family protein: protein MKTLPLTPAALLAVAMFSTTLLQGADAAPEIRPFTIQVEDSVLKDLRERLEKTRWPDQIPGSKWDHGPDVAWMRDLCDYWRTKYDWRAEEKKLNAVPQFKTAIDGIDLHFIHVKSKHANATPLVLVHGWPGSVVEFMKVIEPLTDPEKHGGRAEDAFHVVAPSLPGFGFSSMPKEPGWNSGRMAEVIAKLMARLGYDKYGAQGGDWGGGIVRWLASTDGAHCIGAHSNFPGGNRPADETEAKKDVTQAELDRLQQRNAELADHRAYGAIQGTRPLALAYGLNDSPAGLAAWIIDKFWAWSDHEGDLNNSFTKDELLTNIMVYWVTQSMPSATRIYYESQHNLPRPASMSAFQGGGKPAPIGYALFPKEINVPPRAWVARNSPTMIHWTEMPRGGHFAAMEQPELLVQDVRTFFARVRTAAK, encoded by the coding sequence ATGAAGACGCTTCCGCTGACTCCGGCCGCACTGCTGGCCGTGGCGATGTTTTCCACCACCTTGTTGCAAGGCGCAGACGCAGCCCCAGAGATACGCCCCTTCACCATCCAGGTGGAGGACTCCGTGCTCAAGGACCTCCGCGAACGCCTGGAGAAGACCCGCTGGCCGGACCAGATCCCCGGCTCCAAGTGGGACCACGGCCCGGACGTCGCATGGATGCGTGACCTCTGCGATTACTGGCGCACCAAATACGACTGGCGCGCGGAAGAGAAAAAACTCAACGCCGTGCCGCAGTTCAAGACCGCCATCGACGGCATCGACCTGCACTTCATCCATGTGAAGTCGAAACACGCGAACGCCACACCCCTCGTACTCGTGCACGGATGGCCCGGCTCCGTGGTGGAGTTCATGAAAGTCATCGAGCCGCTGACCGACCCCGAGAAACACGGCGGCCGCGCGGAGGATGCCTTTCACGTCGTCGCGCCCTCGTTGCCAGGCTTCGGCTTCTCCAGCATGCCCAAGGAACCCGGCTGGAACTCCGGCCGCATGGCGGAAGTGATTGCCAAGCTCATGGCCCGGCTCGGCTATGACAAGTACGGCGCACAAGGTGGCGACTGGGGCGGCGGCATCGTGCGCTGGCTCGCCTCCACGGATGGAGCCCATTGCATCGGCGCGCACAGCAACTTCCCCGGAGGCAATCGTCCCGCGGATGAAACCGAAGCCAAAAAAGACGTGACCCAGGCTGAGTTGGACCGCCTGCAACAACGCAACGCAGAACTCGCCGACCACCGCGCCTACGGTGCCATCCAGGGCACGCGACCCCTTGCCCTCGCCTATGGCCTCAATGATTCCCCCGCCGGACTCGCCGCGTGGATCATCGACAAGTTCTGGGCATGGAGCGATCACGAAGGCGACCTGAACAACAGCTTCACCAAGGATGAACTGCTGACAAATATCATGGTGTATTGGGTCACGCAGTCGATGCCCTCCGCCACGCGCATCTACTACGAGTCCCAGCACAATCTGCCGCGCCCTGCTTCCATGTCGGCATTTCAAGGCGGAGGGAAACCCGCTCCCATAGGGTACGCACTTTTCCCCAAGGAAATCAACGTACCGCCCCGGGCGTGGGTCGCGAGGAACTCGCCCACCATGATTCACTGGACGGAGATGCCGCGCGGAGGACACTTCGCTGCGATGGAGCAGCCGGAACTGTTGGTGCAGGATGTGCGCACCTTCTTTGCCAGGGTGCGCACAGCAGCGAAGTGA
- a CDS encoding LLM class flavin-dependent oxidoreductase: protein MQIGIDSFVAIDPEHQHEGSPSAVQRMANILEEIELADRVGLDDFGIGEHHRTEYLDSAPAVILAAAAARTKQIRLTSAVTVLSAADPVRVFQEFATLDLISKGRAEMVVGRGSFTEAFPLFGFDVRDYDSLFAEKLDLLLRIRDNPEITWTGKHRAPLQEQGIYPRPLQTPIPIWVGVGGTPASFARAGALGLPLVVAIIGGEPHRFRPLIDLYREAGARAGHPPEKLKVGLHMIGFIGETSTQAKDDFFTGYKRAFDKIGEERGWPRTTRAHFEAGCSLKGALMIGDAEYVASKILYVNEALGGIARLNFQMTVATVPHAQMLKSIELLGTKLAPIIREKLPG from the coding sequence ATGCAGATTGGAATCGATAGTTTCGTCGCCATTGACCCGGAGCACCAGCACGAAGGCTCGCCCAGTGCGGTGCAGCGCATGGCGAATATTCTGGAGGAAATTGAGCTCGCCGACCGCGTGGGGCTGGATGACTTCGGCATCGGGGAACACCACCGCACCGAGTACCTCGACTCCGCGCCTGCGGTCATCTTGGCTGCGGCAGCAGCACGCACGAAGCAGATCCGCCTGACCAGCGCTGTCACGGTGCTCAGCGCGGCAGACCCGGTGCGCGTGTTCCAGGAGTTCGCCACGCTGGACCTCATTTCGAAGGGGCGTGCAGAGATGGTGGTGGGACGTGGCTCCTTCACGGAAGCGTTTCCGCTCTTTGGCTTTGATGTGCGGGACTATGATTCGCTCTTCGCGGAGAAACTGGATCTGCTGCTGCGCATCCGGGATAACCCAGAGATTACGTGGACTGGCAAGCACCGCGCCCCGTTGCAGGAGCAGGGCATCTACCCGCGCCCCCTGCAGACTCCCATCCCCATCTGGGTGGGTGTGGGTGGCACCCCGGCATCGTTCGCTCGTGCGGGTGCGCTGGGCCTGCCGCTGGTGGTGGCCATCATCGGCGGTGAACCTCATCGCTTCCGCCCGCTCATCGATCTCTACCGCGAAGCCGGTGCCCGCGCCGGCCATCCACCGGAGAAGTTGAAAGTTGGCCTGCACATGATTGGGTTCATTGGCGAGACCTCGACTCAAGCGAAGGACGATTTCTTCACCGGCTACAAACGTGCCTTCGACAAGATTGGCGAGGAGCGCGGCTGGCCCCGCACCACACGTGCCCACTTCGAGGCTGGCTGCAGCCTGAAGGGTGCCCTCATGATCGGGGATGCAGAGTATGTGGCTTCGAAGATTCTGTACGTAAACGAGGCACTCGGCGGTATCGCGCGTCTGAACTTCCAGATGACCGTGGCCACCGTCCCCCACGCCCAAATGCTGAAGTCCATCGAGCTGCTGGGCACAAAACTGGCACCCATCATCCGCGAAAAGCTGCCGGGGTGA
- a CDS encoding transporter: MNRCPFIHSLLSLAVWCTCSGSLLAFDLTPPDSPVHASLRGTLDAELYVTDSPAPGLLFSDDEAFFNPRATLFLDVNAGTHFFASVQARFDRGFDPGVEEDGSARLDEYFIRWTPMDSPVVNIQAGKFATAFGNWVPRHLSWDNPFINAPVPYENVIGMTDLAAPLTRAAFLNRKNLADKKREWLVPIWGPSYAHGASVFGRIEEFDYAFEIKSAALSSRPAAWEASDTEFDEPTFTGRIGWRPNASWNVGTSFSTGAYMQPDRDLLLPRGTERGDFTQDTIGFDVSYARHRFELWGELILSRFEVPRVGDADTLSYYLEAKYKLTESLFLAARWNQQFFDDVGDGQGGSTSWDRDLYRADLAVGYRFNRHVQTKLQYSYGHEGGENANADHLLAAQVTVRF, encoded by the coding sequence ATGAACCGGTGTCCGTTCATCCATTCCCTCCTGTCACTAGCCGTCTGGTGCACATGCAGTGGGAGCCTTCTCGCGTTTGACCTCACGCCTCCAGATTCACCCGTGCACGCGAGCCTGAGGGGCACATTGGATGCGGAGTTGTATGTCACGGACTCCCCTGCCCCAGGTCTGCTCTTCAGCGATGACGAGGCGTTCTTCAATCCGCGTGCGACACTCTTCCTGGATGTGAACGCAGGCACTCACTTCTTCGCCTCCGTGCAGGCACGATTCGATCGGGGCTTTGATCCCGGCGTGGAGGAGGATGGCTCCGCACGTCTGGACGAATATTTCATCCGCTGGACTCCAATGGACTCTCCTGTGGTGAACATCCAGGCAGGCAAGTTCGCCACGGCCTTCGGCAACTGGGTGCCGCGTCATCTCTCCTGGGACAATCCGTTCATCAATGCCCCCGTGCCATACGAGAATGTCATTGGCATGACGGACCTTGCCGCACCACTCACACGAGCAGCCTTCCTCAATCGCAAGAATTTGGCCGACAAGAAGCGCGAATGGCTCGTGCCCATCTGGGGTCCCTCCTATGCGCATGGAGCGTCTGTGTTCGGGCGCATCGAGGAATTTGACTACGCCTTTGAAATCAAAAGCGCCGCGCTTTCCTCACGACCCGCTGCCTGGGAAGCAAGTGATACGGAGTTTGACGAGCCCACCTTCACTGGGCGAATCGGATGGCGGCCGAATGCCTCATGGAATGTGGGCACCAGCTTCAGCACCGGCGCCTACATGCAGCCGGATCGCGATCTGCTGTTGCCCCGCGGCACGGAACGTGGCGACTTCACGCAGGATACGATTGGCTTCGACGTGAGCTATGCCCGCCATCGCTTTGAATTGTGGGGCGAACTGATTCTATCACGCTTCGAAGTCCCTCGCGTGGGTGATGCAGACACGCTCAGCTACTACCTTGAGGCCAAGTACAAGCTCACCGAAAGCCTCTTCCTTGCGGCACGATGGAATCAGCAATTCTTCGATGATGTGGGAGATGGCCAGGGCGGCTCCACATCCTGGGACCGCGACCTCTACCGCGCTGACCTGGCCGTGGGTTATCGTTTCAACCGCCATGTGCAGACGAAGCTACAGTACAGCTATGGCCACGAAGGTGGTGAGAATGCAAATGCTGACCACCTGCTGGCGGCGCAAGTGACGGTGAGGTTTTAG
- a CDS encoding adenylate/guanylate cyclase domain-containing protein has protein sequence MPLPKLRSPSFRTKLIVAMTLVVAGVTGATLYVASKRVQRTYQHQFEQQFQQQLAYFSEVRLRQLNDLVRKCEALGKSVRLASALETAIEDNDPDFVYDNLSTEIDVLVKATETTNPALTKLREALRRGPQRGTPQQRERDPNRERERDRDRERDRFQSNLFNFAVVDAEGRILVPETKRATFMFKPDMKNRTELFSLFKEHPAAEVLKEQEIGYLPMRKEMDNAQLREVILTPLVNQGTGETIGALIMGFPVRDFGESAMYQFSEKALQSGIWLGGRVYSKTIPEEVHDVVSSRIHDVLTNSSISSTDVIDVQGVPHRLIYKVLNPDSLFPPAVQVGLYSMHEVLAEQTDLRNKAMGFGTVALLIGIGFIFLISHGFSKPIEQLVEGTRRIQDGDYTVKVPVASRDEIGTLAKSFNEMAEELALKERYKSVLAQVTDKQVAEELINGRLTLGGEVRQVSVLFCDIRGFTALTENMPPSEVIGMLNEHMSAMNRIVYQHYGVVDKFVGDLLMAVFGAPKSYGNDALHAVKCAVRMIEERSKLNATSRYKFDVGIGVATGEVVAGLMGSDDRQNYTVLGERVNLASRLCSKAGSSELLIDSTTHAQLPEGFTVEATEPLPLKGFSLPTPAYRLVSMSEEVGAPPTGLSTARLQP, from the coding sequence ATGCCCCTCCCGAAGCTCCGCTCGCCCTCCTTCCGCACGAAGCTGATCGTCGCCATGACTCTGGTGGTGGCAGGAGTCACCGGGGCGACTTTATACGTGGCGAGCAAGCGCGTGCAGAGAACGTATCAGCACCAGTTCGAGCAGCAGTTCCAGCAGCAGCTTGCCTACTTCTCCGAAGTGCGCCTGCGCCAGCTCAATGACCTGGTGCGCAAGTGCGAAGCCCTGGGCAAGTCCGTGCGTCTGGCCAGCGCGCTTGAAACCGCCATCGAGGACAACGACCCGGACTTCGTGTATGACAACCTCAGCACCGAGATCGATGTACTGGTAAAGGCCACGGAAACCACCAATCCAGCCCTCACCAAGTTGCGCGAGGCATTGCGGCGTGGCCCGCAACGCGGAACTCCGCAGCAGCGTGAGCGTGATCCCAATCGCGAGCGTGAAAGAGACCGCGACCGTGAGCGCGATCGCTTCCAGAGCAATCTCTTCAACTTCGCCGTGGTGGACGCCGAGGGACGCATCCTGGTCCCTGAAACCAAGCGGGCCACCTTCATGTTCAAGCCGGACATGAAGAATCGCACCGAGCTCTTCTCCCTTTTCAAGGAACATCCCGCGGCAGAAGTGCTCAAGGAGCAGGAAATCGGCTACCTCCCAATGCGAAAGGAGATGGACAATGCCCAACTCCGTGAAGTGATTCTCACACCCCTTGTGAATCAAGGCACGGGCGAGACCATTGGTGCACTCATCATGGGATTCCCCGTACGGGACTTTGGGGAGTCGGCCATGTACCAGTTCAGTGAAAAGGCCCTGCAAAGCGGCATCTGGCTGGGAGGACGCGTGTACTCCAAGACCATTCCAGAGGAAGTCCATGATGTCGTCTCCTCACGCATCCATGACGTGCTCACCAACAGCTCCATTTCCAGCACGGACGTGATTGACGTGCAGGGAGTGCCGCACCGCCTCATCTACAAGGTGCTCAATCCGGACTCTCTCTTCCCCCCCGCCGTGCAGGTGGGTCTCTACTCCATGCATGAAGTGCTGGCGGAGCAGACGGACCTGCGCAACAAGGCCATGGGCTTCGGCACCGTGGCCCTGCTGATTGGCATTGGATTCATCTTCCTCATTTCGCACGGCTTCAGCAAACCGATCGAGCAGCTCGTGGAAGGCACACGCCGTATTCAGGATGGCGACTACACGGTGAAAGTACCCGTGGCATCGAGGGATGAAATCGGCACGCTGGCAAAGTCCTTCAATGAAATGGCGGAGGAACTGGCCCTCAAGGAGCGCTACAAGTCCGTGCTCGCCCAGGTGACCGACAAGCAGGTCGCTGAAGAACTCATCAATGGACGCCTGACCTTGGGAGGTGAAGTGCGCCAGGTGAGCGTGCTCTTTTGCGACATCCGCGGCTTTACTGCACTCACGGAAAACATGCCTCCCTCCGAGGTGATAGGCATGCTCAATGAGCACATGAGCGCGATGAATCGCATCGTGTACCAGCACTACGGTGTGGTGGACAAGTTCGTGGGAGATCTCCTCATGGCTGTCTTCGGCGCGCCCAAGTCCTATGGCAACGATGCCCTGCACGCCGTGAAGTGCGCCGTTCGCATGATCGAGGAGCGCTCGAAGCTGAATGCCACCTCGCGATACAAATTTGATGTTGGCATCGGCGTCGCCACCGGCGAGGTCGTCGCAGGATTGATGGGTTCAGATGACCGGCAGAACTACACCGTGCTGGGTGAGCGTGTGAACCTGGCCTCGCGCTTGTGCTCCAAGGCGGGCAGCTCTGAACTGCTCATCGATTCCACTACGCATGCCCAGCTTCCCGAGGGCTTCACCGTGGAAGCCACCGAACCGCTTCCGCTGAAAGGGTTCAGCCTGCCTACACCTGCCTACCGCCTTGTCTCGATGAGCGAGGAAGTGGGCGCCCCACCCACTGGACTCAGCACTGCACGGCTCCAGCCTTGA
- a CDS encoding carboxypeptidase regulatory-like domain-containing protein, with the protein MFLQRIWYCLALGAGLVVCGPNTKASAQVTIEGTVPITGAAMSPPPSPKYQLKAGSVAPSPRQVAVVYLEGKFGARTGNKPVTFGQKGYQFHPGVIAVQTGTQVSFPNFDDDYHNVFSYSKTKRFDLGRYRKDETPPALVFDKPGIVRLYCEIHEHMRGVIIVVDTPHFTTSTPEGKFKLTGLPAGNYVLKAWLDDKTTLQQPVTLKSGTLKVDFKK; encoded by the coding sequence ATGTTCCTCCAACGGATCTGGTATTGCCTGGCGCTTGGCGCGGGATTGGTCGTCTGCGGACCTAACACGAAAGCATCCGCCCAGGTCACCATCGAGGGTACCGTACCCATCACGGGCGCGGCCATGTCGCCACCTCCCTCGCCCAAGTATCAACTGAAAGCCGGCTCCGTTGCGCCCTCGCCCCGGCAGGTGGCAGTGGTATATCTGGAGGGAAAGTTCGGCGCGCGTACAGGGAACAAGCCCGTGACATTTGGCCAGAAGGGGTATCAGTTCCATCCTGGAGTGATTGCCGTACAAACAGGCACACAGGTGTCGTTTCCCAACTTTGACGACGACTACCACAACGTGTTCTCCTACTCCAAGACCAAGCGCTTCGACCTCGGGCGGTACCGCAAGGACGAGACACCACCCGCTCTTGTCTTCGACAAACCCGGGATCGTGCGTTTGTACTGCGAGATTCACGAGCACATGCGCGGCGTGATCATCGTGGTGGATACACCTCACTTCACCACCAGCACTCCGGAGGGAAAATTCAAACTCACCGGCCTGCCTGCGGGCAACTATGTGCTCAAGGCATGGTTGGATGACAAAACCACGCTGCAACAACCGGTGACCTTGAAGTCCGGCACGCTCAAGGTGGACTTCAAGAAGTAA
- a CDS encoding phytoene desaturase family protein — MPSASHDAIIIGSGPNGLAAAIRLAQKGSKVLVLEAASTTGGGTRTKELTLPGFRHDVCSAVHPMGLGSPYLRELGPDLEKHGLRWIQPDHPLAHPLDGGRAAVLHRSLDETADSLGKDAGRYRLFFKTLVEHAHELYGDMLAPAGFPKHPYLMARLGMGAGLPATWFAKYFSTEEGRALFGGCAAHSIMALHLPLTSAIGIVLQLSGHAVGWPIPEGGSQRITDAMVGLLRSLGGEVQCDTPVKSLADLPPAKAYLFDLSPKNVSHICGDALPASYRSKLERFRHGPGVFKVDYALNAPIPWANAECRKAGTVHVGGTLAELVTSERDAWEGRLNDKPFVLVAQPSIHDATRAPAGKHVAWAYCHVPAGSTEDRLEIITRQIERFAPGFRDCIMAHHTMNCAEMEAYNPNYIGGDVIGGVTDWRQLFTRPVGMFDPYATPNRRIFLCSASTPPGGGVHGMCGYWAAESVVKKMR, encoded by the coding sequence ATGCCTTCCGCTTCCCACGACGCCATCATCATCGGCTCCGGTCCCAATGGACTCGCGGCGGCGATCCGTCTGGCACAGAAGGGCAGCAAGGTGCTCGTGCTCGAAGCGGCCAGCACCACGGGCGGCGGCACGCGAACGAAGGAACTCACGCTTCCAGGTTTCCGCCACGACGTGTGCTCGGCGGTGCATCCCATGGGACTCGGCTCGCCCTACCTGCGCGAGCTTGGGCCGGACCTGGAAAAGCATGGCCTGCGTTGGATTCAGCCAGACCATCCGCTGGCACATCCATTGGATGGTGGACGCGCAGCGGTGCTGCATCGCTCACTCGACGAAACAGCAGATTCACTCGGCAAGGATGCCGGACGGTACCGCCTCTTCTTCAAGACTCTCGTCGAGCACGCGCATGAGCTGTATGGCGATATGCTGGCGCCCGCAGGTTTCCCAAAGCATCCCTACCTCATGGCAAGGCTTGGCATGGGAGCAGGACTGCCAGCCACATGGTTCGCGAAGTACTTCTCCACTGAGGAAGGCCGAGCCCTCTTCGGCGGATGTGCGGCACACTCCATCATGGCGCTGCATCTGCCGCTGACCTCGGCGATTGGCATTGTGCTCCAGCTCAGCGGGCACGCCGTGGGCTGGCCCATTCCGGAAGGCGGCTCTCAAAGAATCACGGATGCCATGGTGGGCCTGCTGCGCTCGCTTGGCGGTGAGGTACAATGTGATACACCCGTGAAGTCCCTTGCGGATCTGCCTCCGGCCAAGGCGTACCTCTTTGACCTGAGCCCGAAAAACGTCTCGCATATCTGTGGTGATGCCCTGCCTGCAAGCTACCGCAGCAAGCTGGAGCGCTTCCGCCATGGACCCGGCGTTTTCAAGGTGGACTACGCGCTCAATGCGCCGATTCCCTGGGCAAATGCCGAGTGCCGCAAAGCCGGCACCGTGCACGTGGGCGGCACCCTGGCCGAGCTGGTCACCAGCGAACGCGATGCCTGGGAGGGGCGTCTGAATGATAAGCCCTTCGTGCTGGTCGCGCAGCCGAGCATCCACGACGCAACTCGCGCTCCGGCAGGCAAGCACGTCGCGTGGGCGTATTGCCATGTGCCTGCGGGTTCCACGGAGGACCGGCTGGAAATCATCACGAGGCAAATCGAGCGTTTTGCCCCCGGCTTCCGCGATTGCATCATGGCACATCACACCATGAACTGTGCCGAAATGGAGGCCTACAATCCCAACTACATCGGCGGGGATGTCATCGGCGGCGTCACGGACTGGCGGCAGCTTTTCACGCGTCCCGTGGGCATGTTTGATCCCTACGCCACGCCGAACCGCAGAATCTTCCTCTGCTCCGCCTCCACCCCACCCGGCGGCGGCGTGCACGGCATGTGCGGCTACTGGGCAGCGGAGAGCGTGGTGAAGAAGATGCGGTAG
- the fabF gene encoding beta-ketoacyl-ACP synthase II, protein MSDRRVVITGIGVVTPVGNNKDEFWKNLVAGKSGIRNITAFDTTEYGTHFGGEAVGFEPKQYFKDFKDARRADRFTQLAMGAAKMSVADSGLDPDKLDVTRVGVMVGSGIGGLMTLEDNHELLLKKHPSRVSPFTIPMMISNIASGMISMEYGFLGPNMCIVTACATSNHCIGEAWRIIKFGDADVIVAGGAEASISPMGLSGFGNMKALSTRNDAPEKASRPFDVDRDGFVMGEGAGVVILEEYEHAKKRGAHIYCELAGYGLSADAYHLSAPLPDGSGAARCMNMALKHAKLNADQISYVNAHATSTPVGDVCETQAIKKTFGDYATNGLLVSATKSMTGHLLGAAGGVELAASILAIRDQIIPPTINVENQDPAVDLDVVPNVAREAKVTAALSNSFGFGGHNAAVLVTKI, encoded by the coding sequence ATGTCCGACCGTCGCGTTGTCATCACCGGAATTGGCGTTGTCACCCCTGTGGGGAACAACAAGGATGAATTTTGGAAGAACCTCGTCGCGGGTAAAAGCGGCATCCGGAACATCACGGCCTTCGACACGACGGAATACGGCACGCACTTCGGTGGCGAAGCGGTGGGCTTTGAGCCCAAGCAGTATTTCAAGGACTTCAAGGACGCCCGTCGTGCCGACCGCTTCACCCAGCTCGCCATGGGCGCGGCGAAGATGTCCGTGGCAGACAGCGGCCTGGACCCCGACAAGCTAGATGTCACCCGCGTGGGTGTGATGGTCGGCTCCGGCATCGGCGGCCTCATGACGCTGGAAGACAACCACGAGCTCCTGCTGAAGAAGCACCCCAGCCGTGTGTCCCCTTTCACGATCCCGATGATGATCAGCAACATCGCCAGCGGGATGATCTCCATGGAGTACGGCTTCCTCGGGCCAAACATGTGCATCGTGACCGCCTGTGCGACCTCGAACCACTGCATTGGTGAAGCCTGGCGCATCATCAAGTTCGGCGACGCGGATGTCATCGTGGCCGGTGGCGCGGAGGCGAGCATCTCGCCGATGGGCCTCTCGGGCTTCGGCAACATGAAGGCGCTGAGCACGCGCAACGACGCCCCGGAAAAGGCCAGCCGCCCCTTCGATGTGGACCGCGATGGCTTCGTGATGGGTGAAGGCGCTGGCGTGGTGATCCTGGAAGAGTATGAGCACGCGAAGAAGCGCGGCGCGCATATCTACTGCGAGCTCGCCGGTTACGGCCTGAGCGCGGACGCCTACCACCTGAGCGCTCCCCTGCCTGATGGCTCCGGCGCAGCCCGCTGCATGAACATGGCGCTGAAGCATGCCAAGCTGAACGCCGACCAGATCTCCTACGTGAACGCCCACGCCACCAGCACCCCGGTGGGCGATGTGTGCGAAACGCAGGCGATCAAGAAGACCTTCGGCGACTACGCGACGAATGGCCTCCTCGTGAGCGCCACGAAATCCATGACCGGCCACCTCCTCGGCGCTGCCGGCGGGGTGGAGCTCGCGGCCAGCATCCTTGCCATCCGCGATCAGATCATTCCTCCGACCATCAACGTGGAAAACCAGGACCCTGCCGTCGACCTCGACGTCGTGCCGAACGTGGCCCGCGAAGCCAAGGTGACTGCGGCGCTGAGCAACTCGTTTGGCTTCGGTGGACACAACGCGGCGGTGCTGGTGACGAAGATCTAG